In Thalassophryne amazonica chromosome 4, fThaAma1.1, whole genome shotgun sequence, a genomic segment contains:
- the LOC117508279 gene encoding uncharacterized protein LOC117508279 isoform X1 codes for MLFTTYKMLTMKPEKWISSLVLCLTYVSSNGEQHCPEDCNKKVFSAPLGSSVLLECNFSKSNTNNEWVSWLHMPDYGLLKLNSAGRIQFMDPRYGRVTVFPNQGSDGNYSIHIDKLQDSDLGGYCCVQGQNCLQAELVAERDTMSEEMQLLIYTSAGAAVLTLLMIGCYFCVKCTLNLGKTLHNYVNNQGGTAPTEAISHPPAATGDDYEEEDRGSYINVLVYENDEFDPGIHQNQLSRNDHGQRICHDLNRSSLNQSEPESSVHERRKSAFHTELICRIQQPNVNQDYKYYANQSEIIISAQQDNVYNGHEHEYKNPIYNRSTNHLNQL; via the exons ATGCTGTTCACAACGTACAAAATGCTGACAATGAAGCCTGAAAAATGGATTTCCTCTTTAGTCCTGTGCCTCACCTATGTGTCTTCAAATG GTGAGCAGCACTGTCCTGAGGACTGCAATAAAAAAGTGTTCAGCGCTCCGCTTGGCTCCTCTGTGCTCCTCGAGTGCAACTTTTCAAAAAGTAACACCAACAATGAGTGGGTGTCATGGCTCCATATGCCTGACTATGGACTGCTCAAACTAAACTCCGCAGGGCGCATTCAGTTCATGGACCCCAGGTACGGCCGAGTGACTGTCTTTCCAAACCAGGGCTCTGATGGGAACTACTCAATCCACATCGATAAGCTTCAAGACTCCGACCTGGGAGGATATTGTTGTGTGCAGGGGCAAAACTGTCTCCAAGCAGAATTAGTGGCTGAAAGAG ATACAATGAGTGAGGAGATGCAGCTGCTGATTTACACCAGTGCTGGAGCTGCCGTTTTAACCTTGCTGATGATTGGCTGCTACTTCTGTGTGAAATGCACAT tgaATTTAGGAAAAACTCTGCATAACTATGTGAACAATCAAGGTGGTACAGCGCCTACAGAGG CTATCAGTCATCCACCTGCAGCAACAGGAGACGACTATGAAGAAGAGGACAGAG GATCATACATTAATGTCCTTGTTTACG AAAATGATGAGTTTGACCCAGGCATCCACCAGAATCAGCTATCCAGAAATGATCATGGACAACGCATTTGTCATGATCTGAACAGGAGTTCACTTAATCAAAGTGAGCCTGAATCTAGTGTGCATGAGAGGAGAAAATCTGCCTTTCATACAG AGCTCATCTGCAGAATTCAGCAGCCAAATGTCAATCAGGATTACAAGTATTATG CGAACCAAAGTGAAATCATCATATCAGCTCAACAGGACAATGTTTACAATG gccatg AACATGAATACAAAAACCCAATTTACAACAGGAGCACAAACCACCTCAATCAACTGTGA
- the LOC117508279 gene encoding uncharacterized protein LOC117508279 isoform X2 translates to MLFTTYKMLTMKPEKWISSLVLCLTYVSSNGEQHCPEDCNKKVFSAPLGSSVLLECNFSKSNTNNEWVSWLHMPDYGLLKLNSAGRIQFMDPRYGRVTVFPNQGSDGNYSIHIDKLQDSDLGGYCCVQGQNCLQAELVAERDTMSEEMQLLIYTSAGAAVLTLLMIGCYFCVKCTLNLGKTLHNYVNNQGGTAPTEAISHPPAATGDDYEEEDRGSYINVLVYENDEFDPGIHQNQLSRNDHGQRICHDLNRSSLNQSEPESSVHERRKSAFHTELICRIQQPNVNQDYKYYANQSEIIISAQQDNVYNEHEYKNPIYNRSTNHLNQL, encoded by the exons ATGCTGTTCACAACGTACAAAATGCTGACAATGAAGCCTGAAAAATGGATTTCCTCTTTAGTCCTGTGCCTCACCTATGTGTCTTCAAATG GTGAGCAGCACTGTCCTGAGGACTGCAATAAAAAAGTGTTCAGCGCTCCGCTTGGCTCCTCTGTGCTCCTCGAGTGCAACTTTTCAAAAAGTAACACCAACAATGAGTGGGTGTCATGGCTCCATATGCCTGACTATGGACTGCTCAAACTAAACTCCGCAGGGCGCATTCAGTTCATGGACCCCAGGTACGGCCGAGTGACTGTCTTTCCAAACCAGGGCTCTGATGGGAACTACTCAATCCACATCGATAAGCTTCAAGACTCCGACCTGGGAGGATATTGTTGTGTGCAGGGGCAAAACTGTCTCCAAGCAGAATTAGTGGCTGAAAGAG ATACAATGAGTGAGGAGATGCAGCTGCTGATTTACACCAGTGCTGGAGCTGCCGTTTTAACCTTGCTGATGATTGGCTGCTACTTCTGTGTGAAATGCACAT tgaATTTAGGAAAAACTCTGCATAACTATGTGAACAATCAAGGTGGTACAGCGCCTACAGAGG CTATCAGTCATCCACCTGCAGCAACAGGAGACGACTATGAAGAAGAGGACAGAG GATCATACATTAATGTCCTTGTTTACG AAAATGATGAGTTTGACCCAGGCATCCACCAGAATCAGCTATCCAGAAATGATCATGGACAACGCATTTGTCATGATCTGAACAGGAGTTCACTTAATCAAAGTGAGCCTGAATCTAGTGTGCATGAGAGGAGAAAATCTGCCTTTCATACAG AGCTCATCTGCAGAATTCAGCAGCCAAATGTCAATCAGGATTACAAGTATTATG CGAACCAAAGTGAAATCATCATATCAGCTCAACAGGACAATGTTTACAATG AACATGAATACAAAAACCCAATTTACAACAGGAGCACAAACCACCTCAATCAACTGTGA